One segment of Neobacillus endophyticus DNA contains the following:
- the opp4A gene encoding oligopeptide ABC transporter substrate-binding protein, giving the protein MKKKTSVKFFSLLVASGLLLSACTNTTGGDGKKKPASNGKTEVNVASFPKTVKNDKQPIKDGSLTYALVSDTPFEGTLNYAFYDGDPDSQVLGFFDLPLFSTNADYEITNDGAATYKLSNDNKTITVKIKDNVNWSDGKPVTAQDYEYSFLVIGNKDYTGVRYGDAIIQSIVGMKEYHEGKASNISGIKIIDQKTLSITFDKANPSLLTGLWTYAMPKHYLGDIPIKDLAKSDKIHKTPIGFGPFKIKKIVPGESVEFERNDNYFAGKPKLKSIILKVVNPKVILQTMKKGEADIAEFPTDQYPAAKGSKNFQFIGEYELAYNYIGFKLGHWDAKKGINVMDNPKFQDKRLRQAMAYAVDNKSVGDKIYNGLRFPATGLIPPSFPTWYNEDEKGISFDPEKAKKLLDEAGYKDVNGDGLREDPKGKKFHVNFLSMSGGDIAEPLAKFYMQCWKNVGLDVSLVDGRLAEFNSFYKMVENDDPKVDIYLAAWATGTDVDPYGLYGRDVPFNYTHFVSDKNDQLLADGHSEKAFDHAYRKKIYDEWQSYMNDELPVIPTLFRYKISAINNRVTGLKASYGEDQYGWANVGVSNENPDVE; this is encoded by the coding sequence ATGAAGAAAAAAACAAGTGTAAAGTTTTTCAGTCTCCTTGTTGCCTCTGGGCTGCTGCTATCAGCATGCACCAATACAACTGGGGGTGATGGGAAAAAGAAGCCAGCTTCAAATGGTAAGACAGAAGTAAATGTAGCAAGTTTTCCAAAAACAGTAAAGAACGATAAACAGCCGATTAAAGATGGATCTCTTACGTATGCGTTAGTGTCCGATACACCATTTGAAGGCACACTGAATTATGCGTTTTATGATGGAGACCCAGATTCGCAAGTATTGGGGTTCTTCGATTTACCGTTATTTTCAACAAATGCTGACTATGAAATAACAAATGATGGTGCGGCAACATATAAATTGTCGAACGACAATAAGACCATTACTGTTAAAATAAAAGATAATGTAAACTGGTCTGATGGTAAACCGGTAACCGCACAAGACTATGAGTATTCGTTCTTAGTAATCGGTAATAAGGATTACACTGGTGTTCGGTATGGGGATGCGATCATTCAAAGTATTGTCGGGATGAAAGAGTATCACGAAGGAAAAGCTTCTAACATATCTGGTATAAAGATCATAGATCAAAAAACACTTTCCATTACCTTTGATAAAGCAAACCCATCTCTATTAACAGGTTTATGGACATATGCTATGCCTAAGCATTACTTGGGAGATATACCGATAAAAGATTTGGCGAAATCAGATAAAATTCATAAAACTCCAATTGGCTTTGGACCTTTCAAAATTAAAAAGATAGTCCCAGGTGAATCTGTAGAATTTGAACGTAATGATAATTATTTCGCAGGAAAACCAAAATTAAAGAGCATTATATTGAAGGTTGTTAATCCAAAAGTTATCCTGCAAACAATGAAAAAGGGAGAAGCGGATATTGCAGAATTCCCAACAGATCAATATCCAGCAGCTAAAGGTTCTAAGAATTTTCAATTCATTGGCGAATATGAATTAGCATACAATTACATTGGCTTTAAGCTGGGACATTGGGATGCGAAGAAAGGCATTAATGTCATGGACAATCCTAAATTTCAAGACAAGCGTCTTCGTCAGGCCATGGCTTATGCAGTCGATAATAAATCTGTCGGTGATAAGATTTACAATGGTTTAAGATTCCCCGCTACAGGCTTAATTCCGCCTTCATTCCCAACGTGGTACAATGAGGATGAAAAAGGAATTAGTTTTGACCCAGAAAAAGCAAAAAAATTATTGGATGAAGCAGGCTATAAAGATGTGAACGGCGATGGATTACGCGAAGATCCAAAAGGGAAAAAATTCCACGTCAATTTCTTGTCAATGAGCGGCGGGGACATAGCAGAACCTCTTGCTAAGTTCTATATGCAATGCTGGAAAAATGTCGGCTTGGATGTTTCCCTTGTAGATGGACGCTTAGCAGAATTCAATTCCTTCTACAAAATGGTGGAAAATGATGATCCTAAGGTAGATATTTATCTTGCTGCATGGGCAACGGGGACAGATGTGGATCCGTATGGACTCTATGGCAGAGATGTACCATTTAACTATACTCACTTTGTCAGCGATAAAAATGATCAATTATTGGCAGACGGCCACTCCGAGAAAGCATTTGATCATGCTTATCGCAAGAAAATTTATGATGAATGGCAATCCTATATGAATGATGAGCTTCCAGTGATCCCAACCTTGTTCCGTTACAAAATTTCTGCTATTAATAATCGTGTAACTGGCTTAAAAGCTAGTTACGGTGAAGATCAATATGGTTGGGCAAATGTTGGCGTATCAAATGAAAATCCAGATGTAGAGTAA
- a CDS encoding YjbA family protein has protein sequence MLYLHDVWVNWFEGEENGYNVCHFHEWRKDDGVELLDQVPLIKVEPVLYNYIENDLLELPQQLLDDIYQKAYLRKNHERIQLDYCFVVTDGTGILAVDTIGYNIPIRKSRLIPRQEQLVYEMISTHEPQKYQFYVQSKEKDFHILSPEPELMTGLTRKERQLKQLLFMALDQLFSSNNEAEVRYWFTEWCPEKYSSIQELTFEEAWQQLFEEAKYGWSKKHEIFCENIIKGQPFFEKLWEMENGSKVN, from the coding sequence ATGTTATATCTTCATGATGTTTGGGTAAATTGGTTTGAAGGTGAAGAAAATGGTTATAACGTTTGCCACTTTCATGAATGGCGCAAAGATGACGGTGTGGAGCTTTTGGACCAAGTACCTCTGATAAAAGTTGAGCCTGTTCTATATAACTATATTGAAAATGATTTATTAGAGTTGCCTCAACAACTTCTGGATGATATTTATCAAAAGGCGTACCTAAGAAAGAACCACGAAAGAATTCAGCTGGATTATTGTTTTGTTGTAACAGATGGCACGGGTATATTGGCCGTAGATACGATTGGTTACAATATACCGATTCGCAAAAGCAGATTAATACCACGGCAGGAACAGCTAGTCTATGAGATGATTAGCACCCATGAACCCCAAAAATATCAATTTTATGTTCAGTCAAAAGAGAAAGACTTCCACATCCTGTCACCAGAACCGGAATTAATGACAGGATTAACAAGAAAAGAGCGGCAGTTAAAACAGTTATTATTTATGGCACTGGACCAACTATTTTCTTCTAATAATGAGGCAGAGGTGCGCTATTGGTTTACCGAATGGTGCCCTGAAAAATACTCCAGTATTCAAGAACTAACCTTTGAAGAAGCATGGCAGCAGCTGTTTGAGGAAGCAAAATATGGATGGTCAAAAAAGCACGAAATTTTCTGTGAGAATATAATAAAAGGACAACCGTTTTTTGAAAAGCTTTGGGAAATGGAAAATGGTTCAAAAGTAAATTAA
- the trpS gene encoding tryptophan--tRNA ligase — protein MKTIFSGIQPSGTITLGNYIGAMKQFVELQNDYNCYFCIVDQHAITVPQDPAELRKNIRSLAALYLAVGIDPDKATLFIQSEVPAHAQAGWIMQCVSYIGELERMTQFKDKSAGKEAVSASLLTYPPLMAADILLYNTDLVPVGEDQKQHMELTRDLAERFNKKYGEVFTIPEIRIPKVGARIMSLQEPTKKMSKSDPNKKAFITPLDEPKQIEKKIKSAVTDSDGIVKFDVENKPGISNLLSIYSILGNKSVSELEQMYDGKGYGAFKGDLAEVVVNVFKPIQEKYHNLMETSELDDILDRGAEKANQTANLTLKNMEAAMGLGRRK, from the coding sequence ATGAAGACGATTTTTTCGGGAATACAGCCAAGTGGGACGATTACACTTGGAAACTATATAGGAGCTATGAAGCAATTTGTGGAATTGCAAAATGATTACAATTGTTACTTTTGTATTGTTGATCAGCATGCAATCACTGTTCCTCAGGATCCCGCAGAATTAAGGAAAAATATACGGAGCTTAGCTGCGCTTTATCTTGCTGTAGGCATTGATCCTGATAAAGCAACATTGTTTATACAATCGGAAGTTCCTGCCCATGCACAAGCAGGATGGATCATGCAATGTGTATCCTATATTGGCGAACTCGAACGGATGACTCAATTTAAAGATAAATCAGCAGGTAAAGAAGCTGTATCTGCCTCTCTTTTAACATACCCGCCACTAATGGCTGCAGATATCTTATTGTATAATACAGATCTTGTTCCCGTTGGTGAGGATCAAAAACAGCACATGGAATTGACCCGGGATCTAGCTGAACGCTTTAACAAAAAATATGGGGAAGTATTTACAATCCCTGAAATCCGCATTCCTAAAGTTGGCGCAAGAATTATGTCATTGCAGGAACCAACAAAGAAAATGAGTAAATCTGATCCGAACAAGAAAGCATTTATCACTCCGCTTGATGAGCCTAAACAAATTGAGAAAAAAATAAAAAGCGCAGTAACCGATTCTGATGGTATTGTTAAATTTGATGTTGAAAATAAACCAGGCATTTCAAACTTATTATCCATTTACTCTATCTTAGGGAATAAATCCGTTTCTGAACTAGAGCAAATGTATGACGGTAAAGGGTATGGAGCATTTAAAGGCGACTTAGCTGAGGTTGTGGTAAATGTCTTCAAGCCGATTCAGGAGAAATATCACAATTTAATGGAAACTAGTGAGTTGGATGACATTCTGGATCGCGGAGCTGAAAAAGCGAATCAAACCGCAAATCTTACACTAAAGAACATGGAAGCAGCAATGGGTCTTGGAAGAAGAAAATAA
- a CDS encoding DUF3899 domain-containing protein: MNFLHRKRMLLVTLTQAVIFLLSFIFYHKISLLSYINISFYISAVLLLFSLLVYTIQSGFYDVISRSLNFAASLSRGNEKRKFSDVPALSELVTINNKPLLFHGLINGSLMLIALLIYYVLLT, encoded by the coding sequence GTGAACTTTTTGCATAGGAAAAGGATGCTTTTGGTAACGCTTACACAAGCTGTTATTTTTTTGTTATCTTTCATTTTTTATCATAAAATTTCTTTGCTAAGCTATATCAATATATCTTTTTATATCTCAGCTGTTTTACTCCTTTTTTCCTTATTAGTTTATACCATTCAATCCGGATTTTATGACGTCATTTCTAGGTCCCTTAATTTTGCTGCTTCTCTTTCAAGAGGTAATGAAAAAAGAAAATTCAGTGATGTGCCGGCATTATCTGAACTTGTAACAATCAATAATAAACCCCTTTTGTTCCATGGACTAATTAATGGTTCTCTAATGTTAATTGCCTTGCTCATTTACTATGTTTTACTCACTTGA
- a CDS encoding peptide ABC transporter substrate-binding protein gives MKKSKLSLLLASTLATSMFLGACSSGSSNNSSSKNTSSAGKLADKQVINVLESAEIPNLDSVMNEDVLGSEILSQVNAGLYRLDQSGTKVIPDLAVGDPEYNADKTVLTIKLRKDAKWSNGDPVTAKDFVYAWQRGIDPKTASPYVPYMMDDKIKNATAISENKAPVSSLGIKAVDDYTLQVTLEKPLPYISSLLTFTAFYPQNQKYVEAQGANYAKDASHLLFNGPFKLTKWEGTAADQWTLEKNADYWDAKDVTLQQVNFNVVKDPQAAVNAYTAGQAEITPRLASSAIISQYQGSKDLMQYLEPSLWWLKMNENNPVLKNLNIRKAIGLAIDRKAYVNNVLANGSVEANYIVPKEFAKNPSTDKFFRDDAGTYLQTDKAQAKKLWEQGLKELGKTSVTFTFVGQDTETAKKEEAFIKDQLEKTLPGLTVNIQSVPFKIRIDREDKQDYDIIFSGWGPDYDDPMTFMDLFLTGGGQNHMSYSDPKYDQLVKAAQTTLATDPNKRWKALQDAEKVLLEDDAALAPLYQRSVNILVNPKVKGLQHNAYSDFSYEWVKVYK, from the coding sequence GTGAAGAAGTCAAAACTTTCACTATTATTAGCATCAACACTAGCTACAAGCATGTTCTTGGGCGCTTGTTCTAGTGGCTCAAGCAACAATAGCAGTTCAAAAAATACAAGCTCCGCAGGAAAGCTTGCTGACAAACAAGTTATTAATGTTTTGGAATCTGCCGAAATTCCTAATTTGGATAGCGTAATGAACGAAGACGTTCTTGGCAGTGAAATCCTTTCTCAAGTAAATGCTGGTTTATATCGTTTGGATCAGTCGGGTACAAAGGTAATCCCAGATCTTGCAGTAGGGGATCCGGAATATAATGCGGATAAAACAGTATTAACGATTAAATTAAGAAAAGATGCAAAATGGTCAAATGGTGACCCTGTAACTGCCAAAGACTTTGTTTATGCTTGGCAACGCGGAATTGATCCAAAAACGGCATCACCATATGTTCCATATATGATGGATGATAAAATCAAAAATGCAACCGCAATCAGTGAAAATAAAGCGCCAGTTTCATCTTTAGGCATTAAAGCTGTAGATGATTATACGTTGCAAGTCACTTTAGAGAAACCGCTTCCGTATATTAGTTCATTATTAACATTCACAGCATTCTATCCGCAAAACCAAAAGTATGTTGAAGCACAAGGTGCAAACTATGCAAAAGATGCTTCCCACCTGCTTTTTAATGGTCCTTTTAAATTGACAAAGTGGGAAGGCACTGCAGCTGACCAATGGACATTAGAAAAGAATGCTGATTACTGGGATGCAAAAGACGTTACATTACAACAAGTTAATTTTAACGTTGTAAAGGATCCACAAGCAGCTGTTAATGCCTATACGGCAGGGCAAGCGGAAATTACACCAAGACTTGCTTCATCAGCAATTATTTCGCAATATCAAGGTTCTAAAGACTTAATGCAATATCTTGAGCCATCTTTGTGGTGGTTAAAAATGAACGAAAATAACCCAGTTTTGAAAAATCTCAATATCCGTAAGGCAATTGGTTTAGCAATTGATAGAAAAGCATATGTGAATAACGTATTAGCAAACGGTTCAGTTGAGGCCAACTATATTGTGCCCAAGGAATTTGCTAAGAATCCGTCTACTGATAAATTCTTCCGTGATGATGCAGGTACATATCTGCAAACAGATAAAGCACAAGCTAAGAAGTTATGGGAACAAGGTTTAAAAGAACTAGGCAAAACATCAGTAACATTCACTTTTGTTGGTCAAGATACTGAAACTGCCAAGAAAGAGGAAGCTTTCATCAAAGATCAATTGGAGAAAACTCTTCCTGGCTTAACGGTTAATATTCAAAGTGTTCCGTTTAAAATCCGTATTGACCGCGAAGATAAACAAGATTACGATATCATTTTCAGTGGTTGGGGACCAGACTATGATGACCCAATGACATTCATGGACCTCTTCTTAACTGGCGGTGGTCAAAACCACATGAGCTATAGTGATCCAAAATATGATCAATTGGTTAAAGCTGCTCAAACTACTTTAGCTACTGATCCGAATAAGCGCTGGAAAGCTCTCCAAGACGCTGAGAAAGTTCTATTAGAAGACGATGCAGCATTGGCACCACTTTATCAGCGTTCTGTTAACATTTTAGTAAATCCTAAAGTAAAAGGTTTACAACATAATGCTTATTCTGATTTCAGTTACGAGTGGGTAAAAGTTTACAAATAA
- the opp3b gene encoding oligopeptide ABC transporter permease: MARYILQRFLYMIFTLFIVVSVTFFLMKLIPGTPFNNWEKLSGIQRHILLVKYGFDQPVPVQYAHYMINMLKGDLGVSFQFNNTPVTQLLADRTGPSALLGAQAMIAGAVIGILLGVVAALKQNTWVDYGATFIAVIGKSIPSFVFAGLLQFYVAVKLGWLPVMFWNGPSYTILPTIALAMFPISIAARFMRTEMVEVMASDYITLAKAKGASYWQISFKHALRNALIPVITVMGPLAVSLMTGSLVIEDIFGIPGIGDQFVKSIMTNDYPVIMGTSILFAALFVFIILVVDILYGIIDPRIRISGGKAK, encoded by the coding sequence ATGGCAAGATATATATTACAACGGTTTCTCTATATGATTTTCACTTTATTTATCGTTGTATCCGTAACCTTTTTCCTCATGAAGTTAATTCCCGGCACCCCTTTTAATAACTGGGAAAAACTATCAGGCATCCAGCGTCACATATTATTAGTTAAGTATGGGTTTGATCAGCCTGTACCTGTTCAATATGCTCACTATATGATAAACATGCTTAAAGGTGATTTAGGTGTTTCCTTTCAGTTTAATAATACTCCAGTAACGCAACTTTTAGCCGACCGTACTGGCCCATCCGCACTGCTTGGTGCACAAGCCATGATTGCAGGTGCAGTGATCGGGATCCTATTAGGCGTTGTGGCTGCGCTAAAACAAAATACATGGGTTGACTATGGTGCAACATTTATCGCAGTAATTGGAAAATCTATTCCAAGTTTTGTTTTTGCCGGATTGTTGCAATTTTATGTGGCAGTTAAATTAGGGTGGCTTCCTGTTATGTTTTGGAATGGACCGTCATACACTATTTTGCCAACGATCGCTTTGGCCATGTTTCCTATTTCCATTGCAGCCCGGTTTATGCGGACTGAAATGGTAGAGGTAATGGCTTCTGATTATATTACGCTTGCAAAAGCAAAAGGTGCTAGCTATTGGCAAATCAGTTTTAAACACGCATTGCGTAATGCGTTAATTCCTGTTATTACTGTAATGGGACCATTAGCTGTAAGTTTAATGACAGGTTCTCTTGTAATTGAAGATATTTTTGGTATTCCTGGCATCGGTGATCAATTTGTTAAGTCAATTATGACAAACGACTATCCCGTCATTATGGGAACTTCCATTTTATTTGCAGCACTATTTGTCTTCATCATCCTAGTTGTTGATATTCTTTACGGAATCATCGACCCGCGTATTCGCATTTCGGGGGGGAAAGCTAAATGA